The window CGCACGCATGTACCGTTTCGTGTGCAATATACAGGTATCCGCACGAGCCCTGGGCGGCATTTGGTGGTTGCGCTTGCTCTGCCTACTCTACCTGGCAGGCTGCGATGCCACGCGCTACCTGCCGCAGGGCGAGAAACTGGTGAAAAACACCCCCACATTCTACGGAAACACCCAGCATGAGGATGACGAGCTACTAGACTATGTACAGACAGCACGAGACCGCCGCATCCTGATCCCCAAGTTCTACCTGCATGTATACAATGCCGGAACCGGCCTAAAGGTAGACTCCAGCTGGATAAAGGGGATGTACTACCGCTTTGACAAAAAGGGCAAGCTGCTGAATGGCACAGGCGACTGGATGCGCGAGGTAGTGGGCAGCCCCCCCACAACGGTAAACCGTGTGCAGCTGGTAAAGGACTGTAAGAACCTGGAGAACTTTTACTTTTCTCAAGGCTACTTTCATACCCAGGTTCGCTTTCGGGTAAAGCCCCTCCTGCTGAACCCCCGCAAGGCCATCGTTTCCTTTCATATTGAGGAGGGCATACCCGCCCTGTACCAGGAGGTGACGTACAACACGAAGAGTGCCCACTTCCTGGCCCTACTGGCTGCCGACTCGGCCAGCGCACTGATAAAAAAAGGCGATCCCTACCGCGAGCCGGTGCTGGTGCAAGAGCGAGAACGCATTAGTACCCTGATGCGAAATCACGGCTATTACCGCTTCTCCGCCAGCGACATTACCTTTGAGGTAGACACTACCCTGCAACGCGTACCCCTGGTGCAGCAGGTAGCGCAGGCCCGTAGCCTGCATGAGGCCGGGCTGGGCTATCAGCTCATCCGGATAAAGGTGCTGCTGCCAGACACGGGCCAGGTGTACACGGTAGACTCGCTCTATTTCAGCCTAAGCCAGGGTGCGGCCGACACAACATCCTTCCGCCTGAAGGCAGACGAACTGAGCCCCAGGATGCGCAAAGCCCTGCGCCTGCCCAGCCGCCGCCTCAGCCCCTCAAATCCCCTGGTATACTACCCCAGCTACCAGACACATAATGTGCTGAACTACAACTTCCTACAGCGCCAGGTAGCCTTCCGGCCCGACAGCCTGTATCGGCTGAATGACTACAAGCTAACACAAAGACAGCTGCAGCGGCTAGGGGTTTTTGGCCAGACCTTTATCCGAGTAGAAGCAAGCAACCGGCCCGACAAGCTAAACCTGTGGATGGAGACCACGCTGCAACCCCGCTTCTTCCACCAGGAACGGATAGAGCTCTTCCAGAGCCAGGACCGCCGCATCAACACCAACCTGCCGGGCCTGGGTGGCTCCCTCCAGCTGGGTAACCGCAATGCCTTTGGCCGGGCAGAGCAGCTAGACGTGCAGCTAAACGGAAACCTCTTCCTCTTCTCTGGCAGGCAGCGCGAACTGCGCAGCTACCAGCTATACTACCAGTACGGGTTAAATATCAACTTCAGCGCCCTACAGTTTTATTTTCTGGACAGCCTGGTCCTCCGGCTAAGCCGAAACCCTAGGCTGAAGAACCGCCTGAACTTTCATGACCGTGCTACCGGCTTCAGCTTCAACTTTAACCAGGA of the Bacteroidota bacterium genome contains:
- a CDS encoding BamA/TamA family outer membrane protein encodes the protein MYRFVCNIQVSARALGGIWWLRLLCLLYLAGCDATRYLPQGEKLVKNTPTFYGNTQHEDDELLDYVQTARDRRILIPKFYLHVYNAGTGLKVDSSWIKGMYYRFDKKGKLLNGTGDWMREVVGSPPTTVNRVQLVKDCKNLENFYFSQGYFHTQVRFRVKPLLLNPRKAIVSFHIEEGIPALYQEVTYNTKSAHFLALLAADSASALIKKGDPYREPVLVQERERISTLMRNHGYYRFSASDITFEVDTTLQRVPLVQQVAQARSLHEAGLGYQLIRIKVLLPDTGQVYTVDSLYFSLSQGAADTTSFRLKADELSPRMRKALRLPSRRLSPSNPLVYYPSYQTHNVLNYNFLQRQVAFRPDSLYRLNDYKLTQRQLQRLGVFGQTFIRVEASNRPDKLNLWMETTLQPRFFHQERIELFQSQDRRINTNLPGLGGSLQLGNRNAFGRAEQLDVQLNGNLFLFSGRQRELRSYQLYYQYGLNINFSALQFYFLDSLVLRLSRNPRLKNRLNFHDRATGFSFNFNQELNQQFQRQNFLLSWQYSWSHYAFSFNRPSRWQSVFKPYVVTFVNSKLAPDFEAELTSDTDDAGNFISDNELRVRLFTLRDFESRLVTASTYIRTYSLHYLGKQRSPGWYLRMQADLGGNVPWLIDYARTQLGSESDDISARSIGVQGLVYSQFYRLGLDSRMSQQLSRSTQAVFRLQCGAGRSFNHTPTVPFEYRFFSGGVSSVRGWQSNTLGPGTYPQDVTQIYALGGEFKLEANAEYRWVVNSPLELALFMDAGNVWFWDARELEDPRVVLSADNLELGIAAGIGFRFNFDFLILALDLGQQLYAPDLRGWVTRRLLTDLGADRLQYNLGIGYPF